One segment of Leguminivora glycinivorella isolate SPB_JAAS2020 chromosome 12, LegGlyc_1.1, whole genome shotgun sequence DNA contains the following:
- the LOC125232249 gene encoding uncharacterized protein LOC125232249 produces the protein MNKFIAFAVCAICITIYQTNGLNLIDVPKEYISRLDLRHQLYRRYRVKPFKASRSLHQIQARRQGANMEEINKAKDNTLKEKIGFLIEQTINDAKKELLAVDEYKSQHNRTAEYRIGFLMYMVKRSRDVMNELFTVAVNHKDDWKALDQLKIFELIIHTNVDTSNLLRQLLEIAVQETPKKDQTEERLRRLRVALL, from the exons ATGAATAAATTTATTGCATTCGCTGTTT GTGCAATATGTATCACAATATACCAGACTAATGGTCTAAACCTGATCGACGTACCAAAGGAATACATTAGCCGTTTGGATCTCCGACATCAACTCTACAGGAGATACAGGGTCAAACCTTTCAAAGCCTCCAGGTCTCTGCACCAGATCCAGGCTAGAAGACAAGGTGCTAACATGGAAGAAATTAATAAAGCTAAGGATAATACGTTGAAGGAAAAGATTGGATTTCTTATCGAGCAAACAATTAATGACGCGAAAAAGGAACTCCTTGCTGTAGATGAATATAAATCGCAGCATAATCGTACGGCGGAGTATCGAATAG GTTTCCTCATGTACATGGTAAAGCGGTCTCGGGACGTGATGAACGAGCTGTTCACAGTAGCCGTAAACCACAAGGACGACTGGAAGGCCCTGGACCAGCTGAAGATCTTCGAGCTGATCATCCACACCAACGTGGACACCAGCAACCTCCTGCGGCAGCTGCTGGAGATTGCTGTACAGGAGACGCCCAAAAAGGACCAAACTGAAGAACGGCTGAGGAGATTGAGGGTCGCCTTGTTGTAA